Proteins encoded in a region of the Bactrocera tryoni isolate S06 chromosome 4, CSIRO_BtryS06_freeze2, whole genome shotgun sequence genome:
- the LOC120776044 gene encoding insulin-like growth factor 2 mRNA-binding protein 1 isoform X3, giving the protein MLSVSTSKILISGIPLQTRFEDIEPLLKPYGIVKQCEAVSSKDPNTQTVHITFENPDQAQRAAGGLNGVEFEGNKLHAEPLDKNQRRTNRNQRNPYPGMPGPGRQADFPLRILVQSEMVGAIIGRQGITIRTITQQSHARVDVHRKENVGSLEKAITIYGNPENCTNACKRILEVMQQEAISTNKGDICLKILAHNNLIGRIIGKNGNTIKRIMQDTDTKITVSSINDINSFNLERIITVKGLIDNMSRAEAQISSKLRQSYENDLQAMAPQSLMFPGLHPMAMMSTPGNGMVFNPSMPYQSCPGFPMSKTPASVVPPVFPNDMQETTYLYIPNNAVGAIIGTKGSYIRSVMRFSNASLKIAPIDNDKPAEQQTERKVTIVGTPEGQWKAQYMIFEKMREEGFMCGTEDVRLTVEIMVASSQVGRIIGKGGQNVRDLQRVTGSVIKLPEHAVAPASGGDEETPVHIIGQFYSVQSAQRRIRAMMMSTNPPPVTKKQKAAKEQTAAAAAAAAAAAAGSGTQQLQQQQVTQQQQQQHQLQQQPQQQQQQQQQQSPPQQQQQPPASSQ; this is encoded by the exons ATGTtgag TGTTTCGACATCGAAAATTCTTATTAGCGGCATACCGCTGCAAACGCGTTTCGAAGACATCGAACCGCTGCTAAAGCCATACGGCATCGTCAAACAGTGTGAGGCTGTGTCTAGTAAGGACCCCAATACTCAGACTGTACATATAACATTCGAAAATCCCGATCAGGCTCAAAG AGCTGCTGGCGGATTGAACGGTGTCGAATTCGAGGGCAACAAATTGCACGCCGAGCCATTGGACAAAAACCAACGTCGCACCAATCGTAATCAGCGCAATCCATATCCCGGTATGCCAGGACCCGGACGTCAAGCTGATTTTCCGCTGCGCATTCTTGTGCAAAGTGAAATGGTCGGCGCCATTATTGGCCGTCAAGGTATCACCATACGCACGATCACACAACAAAGCCATGCACGTGTCGATGTGCATCGAAAGGAGAATGTCGGCTCGCTCGAGAAGGCGATCACCATTTATGGTAATCCGGAAAATTGCACGAACGCGTGCAAACGCATTTTGGAAGTGATGCAACAGGAAGCCATCTCAACGAATAAAGG TGACATATGCTTGAAGATTTTGGCTCATAACAATCTGATCGGTCGCATTATTGGTAAAAACGGTAATACGATCAAACGTATTATGCAAGACACGGATACGAAGATCACTGTCAGCTCGATAAACGATATCAATAGCTTCAATTTGGAACGTATCATTACGGTTAAGGGCCTAATCGATAATATGTCACGTGCCGAAGCGCAAATTAGTTCCAAACTACGTCAAAGCTACGAGAACGATTTGCAAGCTATGGCGCCACAAAGCCTAATGTTCCCTGGCCTTCATCCGATGGCCATGATGTCGACACCCGGCAATGGTATGGTATTCAACCCAAGCATGCCATATCAATCGTGTCCGGGTTTCCCGATGTCCAAGACACCGGCTAGTGTGGTACCGCCTGTCTTCCCCAACGATATGCAGGAGACCACATACCTCTACATACCGAACAATGCGGTGGGCGCGATTATCGGCACCAAAGGCTCATACATACGCAGTGTCATGCGTTTCTCCAATGCCTCGCTCAAGATCGCACCAATCGACAACGATAAACCGGCCGAGCAGCAAACCGAACGCAAAGTGACGATCGTCGGCACTCCCGAAGGCCAATGGAAGGCACAATACATGATTTTCGAGAAGATGCGGGAAGAGGGGTTCATGTGCGGCACCGAAGATGTACGACTAACAGTCGAAATTATGGTGGCAAGCTCACAG GTCGGTCGGATAATCGGCAAGGGCGGACAGAATGTGCGCGACTTGCAACGCGTTACTGGCAGCGTTATCAAGCTACCAGAGCATGCGGTGGCGCCAGCATCGGGTGGTGATGAGGAGACTCCCGTCCACATAATCGGCCAATTCTACAGCGTACAG tCGGCACAGCGACGCATACGCGCCATGATGATGTCGACAAATCCGCCACCGGTGACCAAAAAACAGAAAGCCGCCAAGGAGCaaaccgccgccgccgccgctgcagcagctgctgccgctgccgGCAGTGGGACCcagcagctgcagcagcagcaagtaacacaacagcagcagcaacaacatcaactgCAACAgcagccgcaacaacaacaacaacaacagcagcagcagtcgccgccgcagcaacaacaacagccacctGCGTCAAGTCAGTAA
- the LOC120776044 gene encoding insulin-like growth factor 2 mRNA-binding protein 1 isoform X2: protein MAYYHHSVSTSKILISGIPLQTRFEDIEPLLKPYGIVKQCEAVSSKDPNTQTVHITFENPDQAQRAAGGLNGVEFEGNKLHAEPLDKNQRRTNRNQRNPYPGMPGPGRQADFPLRILVQSEMVGAIIGRQGITIRTITQQSHARVDVHRKENVGSLEKAITIYGNPENCTNACKRILEVMQQEAISTNKGDICLKILAHNNLIGRIIGKNGNTIKRIMQDTDTKITVSSINDINSFNLERIITVKGLIDNMSRAEAQISSKLRQSYENDLQAMAPQSLMFPGLHPMAMMSTPGNGMVFNPSMPYQSCPGFPMSKTPASVVPPVFPNDMQETTYLYIPNNAVGAIIGTKGSYIRSVMRFSNASLKIAPIDNDKPAEQQTERKVTIVGTPEGQWKAQYMIFEKMREEGFMCGTEDVRLTVEIMVASSQVGRIIGKGGQNVRDLQRVTGSVIKLPEHAVAPASGGDEETPVHIIGQFYSVQSAQRRIRAMMMSTNPPPVTKKQKAAKEQTAAAAAAAAAAAAGSGTQQLQQQQVTQQQQQQHQLQQQPQQQQQQQQQQSPPQQQQQPPASSQ from the exons ATGGCTTATTATCACCACAG TGTTTCGACATCGAAAATTCTTATTAGCGGCATACCGCTGCAAACGCGTTTCGAAGACATCGAACCGCTGCTAAAGCCATACGGCATCGTCAAACAGTGTGAGGCTGTGTCTAGTAAGGACCCCAATACTCAGACTGTACATATAACATTCGAAAATCCCGATCAGGCTCAAAG AGCTGCTGGCGGATTGAACGGTGTCGAATTCGAGGGCAACAAATTGCACGCCGAGCCATTGGACAAAAACCAACGTCGCACCAATCGTAATCAGCGCAATCCATATCCCGGTATGCCAGGACCCGGACGTCAAGCTGATTTTCCGCTGCGCATTCTTGTGCAAAGTGAAATGGTCGGCGCCATTATTGGCCGTCAAGGTATCACCATACGCACGATCACACAACAAAGCCATGCACGTGTCGATGTGCATCGAAAGGAGAATGTCGGCTCGCTCGAGAAGGCGATCACCATTTATGGTAATCCGGAAAATTGCACGAACGCGTGCAAACGCATTTTGGAAGTGATGCAACAGGAAGCCATCTCAACGAATAAAGG TGACATATGCTTGAAGATTTTGGCTCATAACAATCTGATCGGTCGCATTATTGGTAAAAACGGTAATACGATCAAACGTATTATGCAAGACACGGATACGAAGATCACTGTCAGCTCGATAAACGATATCAATAGCTTCAATTTGGAACGTATCATTACGGTTAAGGGCCTAATCGATAATATGTCACGTGCCGAAGCGCAAATTAGTTCCAAACTACGTCAAAGCTACGAGAACGATTTGCAAGCTATGGCGCCACAAAGCCTAATGTTCCCTGGCCTTCATCCGATGGCCATGATGTCGACACCCGGCAATGGTATGGTATTCAACCCAAGCATGCCATATCAATCGTGTCCGGGTTTCCCGATGTCCAAGACACCGGCTAGTGTGGTACCGCCTGTCTTCCCCAACGATATGCAGGAGACCACATACCTCTACATACCGAACAATGCGGTGGGCGCGATTATCGGCACCAAAGGCTCATACATACGCAGTGTCATGCGTTTCTCCAATGCCTCGCTCAAGATCGCACCAATCGACAACGATAAACCGGCCGAGCAGCAAACCGAACGCAAAGTGACGATCGTCGGCACTCCCGAAGGCCAATGGAAGGCACAATACATGATTTTCGAGAAGATGCGGGAAGAGGGGTTCATGTGCGGCACCGAAGATGTACGACTAACAGTCGAAATTATGGTGGCAAGCTCACAG GTCGGTCGGATAATCGGCAAGGGCGGACAGAATGTGCGCGACTTGCAACGCGTTACTGGCAGCGTTATCAAGCTACCAGAGCATGCGGTGGCGCCAGCATCGGGTGGTGATGAGGAGACTCCCGTCCACATAATCGGCCAATTCTACAGCGTACAG tCGGCACAGCGACGCATACGCGCCATGATGATGTCGACAAATCCGCCACCGGTGACCAAAAAACAGAAAGCCGCCAAGGAGCaaaccgccgccgccgccgctgcagcagctgctgccgctgccgGCAGTGGGACCcagcagctgcagcagcagcaagtaacacaacagcagcagcaacaacatcaactgCAACAgcagccgcaacaacaacaacaacaacagcagcagcagtcgccgccgcagcaacaacaacagccacctGCGTCAAGTCAGTAA
- the LOC120776044 gene encoding insulin-like growth factor 2 mRNA-binding protein 1 isoform X1 has translation MASELDQFADLELSKEDREQIFDPPLDRQPLEGAGTSSVSTSKILISGIPLQTRFEDIEPLLKPYGIVKQCEAVSSKDPNTQTVHITFENPDQAQRAAGGLNGVEFEGNKLHAEPLDKNQRRTNRNQRNPYPGMPGPGRQADFPLRILVQSEMVGAIIGRQGITIRTITQQSHARVDVHRKENVGSLEKAITIYGNPENCTNACKRILEVMQQEAISTNKGDICLKILAHNNLIGRIIGKNGNTIKRIMQDTDTKITVSSINDINSFNLERIITVKGLIDNMSRAEAQISSKLRQSYENDLQAMAPQSLMFPGLHPMAMMSTPGNGMVFNPSMPYQSCPGFPMSKTPASVVPPVFPNDMQETTYLYIPNNAVGAIIGTKGSYIRSVMRFSNASLKIAPIDNDKPAEQQTERKVTIVGTPEGQWKAQYMIFEKMREEGFMCGTEDVRLTVEIMVASSQVGRIIGKGGQNVRDLQRVTGSVIKLPEHAVAPASGGDEETPVHIIGQFYSVQSAQRRIRAMMMSTNPPPVTKKQKAAKEQTAAAAAAAAAAAAGSGTQQLQQQQVTQQQQQQHQLQQQPQQQQQQQQQQSPPQQQQQPPASSQ, from the exons TGTTTCGACATCGAAAATTCTTATTAGCGGCATACCGCTGCAAACGCGTTTCGAAGACATCGAACCGCTGCTAAAGCCATACGGCATCGTCAAACAGTGTGAGGCTGTGTCTAGTAAGGACCCCAATACTCAGACTGTACATATAACATTCGAAAATCCCGATCAGGCTCAAAG AGCTGCTGGCGGATTGAACGGTGTCGAATTCGAGGGCAACAAATTGCACGCCGAGCCATTGGACAAAAACCAACGTCGCACCAATCGTAATCAGCGCAATCCATATCCCGGTATGCCAGGACCCGGACGTCAAGCTGATTTTCCGCTGCGCATTCTTGTGCAAAGTGAAATGGTCGGCGCCATTATTGGCCGTCAAGGTATCACCATACGCACGATCACACAACAAAGCCATGCACGTGTCGATGTGCATCGAAAGGAGAATGTCGGCTCGCTCGAGAAGGCGATCACCATTTATGGTAATCCGGAAAATTGCACGAACGCGTGCAAACGCATTTTGGAAGTGATGCAACAGGAAGCCATCTCAACGAATAAAGG TGACATATGCTTGAAGATTTTGGCTCATAACAATCTGATCGGTCGCATTATTGGTAAAAACGGTAATACGATCAAACGTATTATGCAAGACACGGATACGAAGATCACTGTCAGCTCGATAAACGATATCAATAGCTTCAATTTGGAACGTATCATTACGGTTAAGGGCCTAATCGATAATATGTCACGTGCCGAAGCGCAAATTAGTTCCAAACTACGTCAAAGCTACGAGAACGATTTGCAAGCTATGGCGCCACAAAGCCTAATGTTCCCTGGCCTTCATCCGATGGCCATGATGTCGACACCCGGCAATGGTATGGTATTCAACCCAAGCATGCCATATCAATCGTGTCCGGGTTTCCCGATGTCCAAGACACCGGCTAGTGTGGTACCGCCTGTCTTCCCCAACGATATGCAGGAGACCACATACCTCTACATACCGAACAATGCGGTGGGCGCGATTATCGGCACCAAAGGCTCATACATACGCAGTGTCATGCGTTTCTCCAATGCCTCGCTCAAGATCGCACCAATCGACAACGATAAACCGGCCGAGCAGCAAACCGAACGCAAAGTGACGATCGTCGGCACTCCCGAAGGCCAATGGAAGGCACAATACATGATTTTCGAGAAGATGCGGGAAGAGGGGTTCATGTGCGGCACCGAAGATGTACGACTAACAGTCGAAATTATGGTGGCAAGCTCACAG GTCGGTCGGATAATCGGCAAGGGCGGACAGAATGTGCGCGACTTGCAACGCGTTACTGGCAGCGTTATCAAGCTACCAGAGCATGCGGTGGCGCCAGCATCGGGTGGTGATGAGGAGACTCCCGTCCACATAATCGGCCAATTCTACAGCGTACAG tCGGCACAGCGACGCATACGCGCCATGATGATGTCGACAAATCCGCCACCGGTGACCAAAAAACAGAAAGCCGCCAAGGAGCaaaccgccgccgccgccgctgcagcagctgctgccgctgccgGCAGTGGGACCcagcagctgcagcagcagcaagtaacacaacagcagcagcaacaacatcaactgCAACAgcagccgcaacaacaacaacaacaacagcagcagcagtcgccgccgcagcaacaacaacagccacctGCGTCAAGTCAGTAA